The nucleotide sequence ATTCTCAATTACATCGAGAGCCGTGCTCGCTCCACGGGGCGGCCCGAATGCCGCTTCCGCCGACCACGCGCCGTCGCCGCGTGCGCAGCCGCCGCGACCTGCCGCTGGAGGCCACCGAGGAGCGTGCGTGTCGGCACGTAGCCGAGCTCACGACGTGCACGCTCGCCGCAGGCGTGCGTCACCGTCACGTCGGCCGGGTGCTCGGGCAGCCGCTCGAGGCGCGCGCGCCGCCCGATCAACTGCTCGAGTAGGGAGAGCACGGTGAGTAGCGGTACCGACCCGCAGCCCGGAACGTTGTACACGGACCCACTCCGCCCCCGCTCGAGGGCCGCAATCAAGCCCTCGACGGCGTCGTCGACGACCGTCAACTCCCGCGCTGCGCCAGTCGGCGCATGCCAGGGGACTGGCCGATCGCGGAGCAGCGCGTCGACCCACCGCGCGATCGCCATCTCCGGACGTTGCCCGGGTCCGAAAACCGTGAACAGGCGGACGACCACCACGTCCAAGCCGGCATCGGTGTGGGCACGTCGACAAGCTCCCTCGGCGGCAACCTTGCTCGCCGCATAAAGCCCGAGCGGGGCCGGCGGTGCGTCTTCCGGTGTCGGCGTGATCGGGGCGTCGCCGTAAACGGATGAGCTCGAGGCGAACACCAGGCGCACACCGTGCGCCGCACAGACCTCGCAGAGGCGGGCGGTCAGTGCGACGTTGTGGAGCCACAGCTCTCCCAAACCGATCCGCTGCCGCACACCGGGAAGCCCAGCCAGGTGGACGACGGCGTCGACGTCAGCGACGAGACGGTCGAGGTCGATCCGCGTCAGGTCGAGTAGCCGCACGTCGACCGCCAGCTCCCGCGCGAGCTCCGCCGCCGCACCGGCACCAGCGGGCGGAGCGTAGGTGCCGCGCAATGCATCGACGCAGACGACTTGCCGCCGCTCCAGCGCCAGCCGTCGGCAAAGCTGCGAGCCGACGAAGCCGAGCCCGCCGGTTACCAACACGCGCTCGTGACGGCGGCGCCCGCATCGGGGTCCGCAGGTCGAGCGCTCGCTGATCGCCATAGTTAGGTAACCCTAACAAACCCTACTAGCGCGCTATGGATTCGGTCGAGAACGGCGTGGACCTCCGGGGACCGCCATCGATTCGCAGCTTCCGCGGGCGCTCGGCCCGCCCGCTGACCGCCCGGCCCGGCTATCTACCGGCGCTTCCCTGCCGACCGGGGCGCTTCCCTGCCGACCCGCGCCCGCGCCCGATCGCCCTGCTCAGCCGGTGTCCGTAAGCACTGCAGTACGCGCGATTTCGCCGAGACGCACTCGCGCGCGCCCCGCCCGCTTGGCCGCATAAAGCGCGCGATCGGCCGCCTCGAACAGCTGGTCGCGACTCGGGAGGGGAGGCGTGGCGGCGGCGACGCCGGCGCTCACCGTGAGCGGAGCCTCGCGGTCGCCCGCACGCTGCCGCTCGACGACGCGCTCAGCGAACGCAAGCGCCGCGTTGGCGTCGGCGTCGTAGAGGATCGCGGCGAACTCCTCGCCGCCGATCCGCGCCAGCACGTCGCCGCGACGGGCGCTGCGCCGCAAGAGCTTCGCGAAGGCGACCAGCGCACGATCGCCCGCCGCATGCCCGTGGGTGTCGTTCAGCTGCTTGAAGTGGTCGAGGTCGAAGACGACGAGCGCGACCGGCGCCCCCGTACGGGCCGCCCTCGCCAGCTCGCGTTCTAGCGCTTCCTCGAAGCCACGCCGATTGACGAGGCCGGTGAGCGGGTCGGTGATCGCGCTGTGCCGGAGGTGGCCGACGAGCTCGGAAACCCGTTCGCGCAGGAACACCACCACCGCCACGGCGACGGAGATCGTGATCACCGTGTCCATGAACAGGATCGCGCGCATCTCGACGTCCGGCCGCAACGCCAACGCGATGCCGAACGCCGTCCAAGCCAGCGCGAGCATCGCCAACACCCAGCGACGGCCGACGAAATAGGCACCGAAGAGGAGCGGCCAAAGGTAGAAAGACGGAGTACCGGAGATCGGCTTCGCGACATAGACCGCAGCGCTGACGAGCCCGATCCCGTAGACCACGATCGCCGCCAGACCCTCGAGGCGCCCGAGCCATATCACTGCCGCGCCCAGCACCGCGAGCGCCGCGATCACCCGAAAACCGGTGTGATCGCTGGGATCGACATCGGGTGCCGCGAGGACCAGCATCACCGTGACGGCCCCGGCAAGGAACATCACGGCGGCGATCGTGCGAGCGAGGCGCGCTTCCTCGAAGCCGGGGGTGGCCGCCCCGGCGGGGGTGCGCGCGCTGCGGCCGAGCCTTTTCATCGTCCCCGCGGCCTTTCGGTTGCTATCGGACGCCGGCGGCGGATCTTTACTGCGTGCATTCCACCAGCCTCCGCCCTCGGCCGCCGATGCTAGTGCTGGGCCGCACAGGCAGGCAAGCAAGGGACGAGGCTCGAGTCGGGGCGGCCGGATTTGAACCGGCGACCTTTCGGCCCCCAGCCGAACGCGCTACCAGGCTGCGCCACGCCCCGGGAGCGGGCGACGGGATTCGAACCCGCCCTAGGAGCTTGGAAGGCTCCTGTGCAGCCACTACACCACGCCCGCTTGTGGCGCCGATTCTAGATCGTCGCGCCGCCGCGGCCGCGTGCGCTTCGCCGCACGTGCCTACGATCCGACGAGCCAGCGGCGGGGATTGTCGATCAAGATCGTCCGCTCCTGATCCGCGCTGAGCCCCCGCTCACGAAGCACCGGCAACACCTGCTCGAAGATCAGCGTCATGCTCCAGTCCTCGCGCACCGCGCCGCCGGCGATCAGCTGCTCGACCGCTTCTGGCGGGAACCAGTCGATCGTGGCGCAGTAGTCCTGACTGAGCAGGATGCGCTCGGCATAGCCGCGTTCGATCAGCGCCAACGCGGTTTCGTTGCGGCGGTCAAGCGGCAGGAACATCTCCAGTCCGTAGCGGTCTAGTCCCACGTAGACGCCCTTTTCGAGCAGCGGCAGGATGTAGTCGAGATCGTCGGTGTCACCGGTGTGGGCGAGCTGGATCTTCGCCGGGTCGACGCCCTCCTCGAGGAAGATCTCCAACTGGCGCGGGCCGGTGTTCGAGGCCGGACGCGTGTGCGCCATGATCGGAGCGCCGGTCTCCCGGCTGGCGCGCGCGGCGGCGCGGTGCACCTTCTCGACATTCGGTGTGACACCCGGCTCGTCGGCCGCGCACTTGATGAATGCGGCCTTGATCTCGGTGCCCTGGATACCGACAGTGATGTCGCGCACGAACAGCTCGGCGATCGCGTCGACATCGCGGGTCTGGAAGAACATCGGGAGGTGGTCGTAGGTGTAGATGCCGGTGCAGGCCACGATCGCCACACCCGTCCGCTCCGACACGGTGCGCATAAAACGAACGTCGCGACCCCCGAACATCGCTGTCGGATCGACGATCGTGCGCACCCCGTGAGCCTTCGCCGCCGCCACCGCCTCGACGGCAGCGGTCAGCTCTTGCTCGGCGTCGTAGAGGTGCGGCCACTGCTCGGCGACCGCTTCGTCGCGGAAGCGCACGTGCTCGTGGACCAGGGTCATCCCCAGGTCGTCGGCCGCACGCGGCCCGGTAACCGTCTGAACCTCCCTCATCCTGCCTCCCTCTCTCCGAAGCTCGGCTCACACATACTCGCGCCGACGGCCGCGCAGACCGCCGCGGTCGATCACCAGGCCGAGCAACAGCCCCGCTGCGGTCAGTACCAGCGCTAGCGCGAGCTCGGCGATGATCGCCCCCTGCACCCCATCCTGAACCATCGCGAGCAACGCGAGTCCGACGGGCAAGACGAAGCAAAGGCCCTTCCACAGGCCGGGAGCGGCGTAGCCGAAGCCAAGCCCGCCCACGAAAAACAGCGTGTAAGCCACGGCGTCCAGTTCCGCCCCTCCTGAGATCCAGCTCCTCCTCTCGCGCGCCTGCGTGGGCGCTGTTGGCGATCCTAAACCCCTCGGGGGCGGATCGGAAGCGAGCGGGGACCGTTCTGGAATCGCTTCAGGTCCGTGGTTTCAAAGCGTCTCGGCTTTCCTTGCACACACTCTGCGCGGAGTTCTGCACACGGACCACTGGCCTTGCCCGGCAGTTAACGACACCGGTGAGTGGTCGAGGTTCGCACCGTCGCGCTCGCGATCTCTGCGATGTTCGGGGCGCGAGCCGCGGGCGCCGTAGCTGCTTGTTCCCGCGCTCGTGAGCTCACGCTCAGGCGGTAGCTCTCCTGTTGTGCCCAGAGAATCGGAGGTTACTTCTGGGCAACTCTGGATTTCGAGTTCGAACGACCACGAAGGCGTCAGAAAACTCACCAGAAGCATGCGCAACTCGCCTGCTCAAGGAGCGTAAGGACCTCCTCGGGGGAGCTCGTGCACGCTGGTCGCATCTCGGAATCGCATGCCGCAGAGTTTCAGAGGCGCTTCTCCGGAGGTCGAGACAGATTCCGCCCTCCTCGCCAGATTGCAGACTTTGGCGAGAAGCAGAGACCATGTTGGAAAGACGAGGAAGGCCGAAGGATGTGGCTCGGTAAGGCGTTCCTGCTGAACAGCTCCTGCGACGGAATCAGGTATCTGGACAACAGCTCCGCGAGCCGCGAGCCTTAAGCATCCACGCCCCACGCGCTTGTTGGGGTGCCGCGTCGACGAAGGGCACGAGTTTCGGGCGCGTAAGAACGCAGCTCGTGGCCGTGATCGGAGAGCCAGGTTGCCGCCTGCTCCCAGTCGGGCAGCGCCGTGCTGAGCGCACGCCAGAAGGCCTTGCTGTGGTTCGGGATGCTGAGGTGAATGAGCTCGTGGACCACGACGTAGCGCGCCACCGACCGCGGCGGGATGACCAGCCGCCAGTTGAGCGAGATGGTGCCGGTCGGTGCGCATGAGCCCCAGCGGGTGCGCTGGTCGCGCACAGCCAGTCGTCGGAAGGTGCAGCCCAGGCGCTTGGCCTCGGTGGCAACGAGCTCGCGCAGGTACTCGCGGGCGCGGCGCCGGTACCAGCGCAGCAGAGCCTCCGCGGCTTGTTCGCCAGCGGGGACGACGAGAACGCCGTCTTGTTCACGCGCGAAACGCACGTCGCCTTCGATGACCTGCATGGCGGCACCGTTGATCCAGACCACCCCTGGGCGGTCGAGACCAAGTCTCGGGGTTTCCTGGCGTTCGATCAGGCGCAGCTTGTCGCGGATCCAGGAGCGCTTGGACCGCAGCGCGTCTGCTGCGTCCTCGTCGCTGGTGTCGGCCGGCACGATGATTCGCAGCGGCCGCTGCGCCCCGATCTGGATTCGCGCGACTCGAACGCGCGGGGAGCGGACGACTTCGGCTTGCACCAACTCGCCATCCAGGTCGAGGGTGATGCCGCTCGCCTGGCCGCTCATCGCTCGGTGCGATCCAGCGTCCTCAGGCCAGCGAGAAGATCGTCGGTGACCTGCTGTTCGCTTGCGAGGCGCCTGGTGTCCGGATGTTTCACCAGGGCGGCGACACAGGCGCGACGCAGCCCGCTCAGGACGTCGGGGCGCTCGCTCCAGCCGTCGAACCCGGCGATGGAGCGGTAGGCATCGCTGATAGCTCGCGCGACCTCCAGGAGTTGGTTCTCCTCTGCTGTGGGTGCCGCTCGCCGCAATACGGCGTGCGCGACGGCGCCTGCGTCGTCGAGGCCGAGCGCCTGCGCCTGTGCTGTCTCGGCGAGGTGCTCCCGGACGAGGTCCTCCCACTCCTTGAGGCCTTCCAGCGTCATCTGTGCTTGGCGCTCGCGCTTGCGCCGCAACTCCCGAAGCCGCTCTGCCAGAGCGCGTGCTTGCGGGTCGTCCTCGCCGCGGACCTTGATCTCGTGGACGACGGCGGCCTCGATGTCCGTCGCCTTCTCCTCCGGCGAGAGGGTGTCGTCCTCGGCAAGCGCAGCGAGGAACTCCGCGTCGATCGTGGCGGCCGGCAGGTCGTCGCGCAGGCGATCCATCCCGACCGATTCCTGGACCAGTCGCTCGACCTTGTGGCGAAGCCCGGTGTCGCCGCGCTGGTCGCGGCGGTTGCCGCGCACCCAGGCGTACCAGATCTGCATCAGCTCGGTGAAGCGATCGACATGCGGAACGAGCCGGGGATCTGGCGCAAGGGTGTCGTACAGCGACTGGGCTTCCCGCACCAGTCGTTCGAAGCGCTCCGCCTGATCGGGGTGGTCAGTGAGGTGGCGCACGATCCAGAGCATGCGCTTGCGAGGGGACCCGGTGGGCACGCCGGCGACGATCGCGAGCGCCTCGTCGAGGACCTGCGGGAACCGCCCGATGAGCGCGTCGCTGTCTTCGACGAGCCCGGTGAGGTCGTCTGAGGCGAACTCCCGCAGCGCGTCCTGGAGGTCGTCGAACACACCCCAGTAGTCGAGGACCAGGCCAGCGTCCTTGCCGGGGTAGCGGCGGTTGGTGCGCGAGATCGCCTGCATGAGGGTGTGGCCGCGCAACCCGCGATCGAGGAACAGCGCCTGGACCGGCGGCGCGTCGAACCCCGTCAACAGCATCGAGTTGACCACGAGCAACTTCAACGGGTCCGACTCGCTCTTGATCCGCCGGACGAAGTCCTGGATCGCGGCGCGATCCGTGGACGCGAAGAACTCGTCCGGGTCCTCGCCGCCCGCGGGGATCTCGCCATCCGTCGCTTCGCCGAGCTCCTCCGGCTTGCGGCCGTGGACGCGCTCCCAGACCACT is from Thermoleophilum album and encodes:
- a CDS encoding NAD-dependent epimerase/dehydratase family protein, giving the protein MAISERSTCGPRCGRRRHERVLVTGGLGFVGSQLCRRLALERRQVVCVDALRGTYAPPAGAGAAAELARELAVDVRLLDLTRIDLDRLVADVDAVVHLAGLPGVRQRIGLGELWLHNVALTARLCEVCAAHGVRLVFASSSSVYGDAPITPTPEDAPPAPLGLYAASKVAAEGACRRAHTDAGLDVVVVRLFTVFGPGQRPEMAIARWVDALLRDRPVPWHAPTGAARELTVVDDAVEGLIAALERGRSGSVYNVPGCGSVPLLTVLSLLEQLIGRRARLERLPEHPADVTVTHACGERARRELGYVPTRTLLGGLQRQVAAAAHAATARGRRKRHSGRPVERARLSM
- a CDS encoding M48 family metallopeptidase, with the protein product MSGQASGITLDLDGELVQAEVVRSPRVRVARIQIGAQRPLRIIVPADTSDEDAADALRSKRSWIRDKLRLIERQETPRLGLDRPGVVWINGAAMQVIEGDVRFAREQDGVLVVPAGEQAAEALLRWYRRRAREYLRELVATEAKRLGCTFRRLAVRDQRTRWGSCAPTGTISLNWRLVIPPRSVARYVVVHELIHLSIPNHSKAFWRALSTALPDWEQAATWLSDHGHELRSYAPETRALRRRGTPTSAWGVDA
- a CDS encoding phosphotriesterase family protein produces the protein MREVQTVTGPRAADDLGMTLVHEHVRFRDEAVAEQWPHLYDAEQELTAAVEAVAAAKAHGVRTIVDPTAMFGGRDVRFMRTVSERTGVAIVACTGIYTYDHLPMFFQTRDVDAIAELFVRDITVGIQGTEIKAAFIKCAADEPGVTPNVEKVHRAAARASRETGAPIMAHTRPASNTGPRQLEIFLEEGVDPAKIQLAHTGDTDDLDYILPLLEKGVYVGLDRYGLEMFLPLDRRNETALALIERGYAERILLSQDYCATIDWFPPEAVEQLIAGGAVREDWSMTLIFEQVLPVLRERGLSADQERTILIDNPRRWLVGS
- a CDS encoding GGDEF domain-containing protein, coding for MKRLGRSARTPAGAATPGFEEARLARTIAAVMFLAGAVTVMLVLAAPDVDPSDHTGFRVIAALAVLGAAVIWLGRLEGLAAIVVYGIGLVSAAVYVAKPISGTPSFYLWPLLFGAYFVGRRWVLAMLALAWTAFGIALALRPDVEMRAILFMDTVITISVAVAVVVFLRERVSELVGHLRHSAITDPLTGLVNRRGFEEALERELARAARTGAPVALVVFDLDHFKQLNDTHGHAAGDRALVAFAKLLRRSARRGDVLARIGGEEFAAILYDADANAALAFAERVVERQRAGDREAPLTVSAGVAAATPPLPSRDQLFEAADRALYAAKRAGRARVRLGEIARTAVLTDTG